The following coding sequences are from one Cervus canadensis isolate Bull #8, Minnesota chromosome 4, ASM1932006v1, whole genome shotgun sequence window:
- the LOC122439357 gene encoding olfactory receptor 1361-like, giving the protein MDNQTQVSEFVLLGLSQQPLQRQLLFSLSFILYLSGCLGNLLTILAIVLDPHLHSPMYFFLSNLSLLDICFISTTIPKMLVNHLCGLSTISFSACLAQMYFFIAFGAADSMLLSAMAYDRYVAICSPLHYVTIMSVLWCALLVVIPWISANLISMVHTLLMSHLSFCTNRIPHFFCDLNALVKLSCSDTQVNEMLVLVLGGPVVLISFVCIMASYTPIAMAVWKVPSVQGRWKAFSTCGSHLCVVCLFYGAIIGVYFTPASTHTTQRDMAATVMYTMVTPMLNPFIYSLRNQDLKGALRKLFIGNPFAKPL; this is encoded by the coding sequence ATGGACAATCAGACTCAAGTCTCTGAATTCGTCCTCCTCGGCCTCTCCCAGCAGCCCCTGCAGAGACAGTTGCTCTTCAGCCTGTCCTTCATTCTGTATTTGAGTGGGTGCCTGGGGAATCTTCTCACCATCCTGGCCATCGTCTTGGACCCTCACCTCCACAgccccatgtatttcttcctcagCAACTTGTCTCTTCTTGACATCTGCTTTATCTCCACCACCATCCCCAAGATGCTGGTGAACCATCTGTGTGGGCTCAGCACCATCTCCTTCTCAGCTTGCCTGGCCCAGATGTATTTCTTCATTGCCTTTGGGGCAGCTGACAGCATGCTTCTCTCAGCCATGGCTTAcgaccgctacgtggccatctgcagCCCACTGCACTATGTGACAATCATGAGTGTCCTTTGGTGTGCCTTGCTGGTGGTGATACCCTGGATCTCAGCCAACCTCATCTCCATGGTCCACACTCTCCTGATGTCCCACTTGTCCTTCTGCACCAATAGGATCCCACACTTCTTCTGTGACCTCAATGCCTTGGTCAAGCTCTCCTGCTCTGACACCCAAGTCAACGAGATGCTGGTGTTGGTCCTTGGGGGCCCGGTGGTCCTCATCTCTTTCGTGTGCATCATGGCCTCTTACACACCCATTGCTATGGCTGTGTGGAAGGTGCCCTCAGTCCAGGGCAGGTGGAAAGCGTTCTCCACGTGTGGCTCTCACCTTTGTGTTGTCTGTCTCTTCTATGGGGCTATCATTGGGGTCTACTTCACCCCTGCATCCACACACACCACCCAGAGGGACATGGCAGCCACAGTGATGTACACCATGGTcacccccatgctgaaccccttcatctacagccTGAGAAACCAAGATCTGAAGGGGGCCCTCAGGAAACTTTTCATTGGGAACCCCTTTGCTAAGCCTCTATGA